Genomic window (Eublepharis macularius isolate TG4126 chromosome 6, MPM_Emac_v1.0, whole genome shotgun sequence):
CGAGGGCCTCAGCTTCATCCTGCCTGAACAAAATGAGCATTGATGCTGCCTTCTGGGGCCAGccacatataaacagaaaaggcTTTTTTAGTCCCTCCAGAGCCcgcttgggggaaaaaaaacaggacATGAATTGCAACATCAAAGAAAATGTAGTTTTCATAGAATCTCACCTGAGAAGGCATCATAGGGGCACAGTCAGGGGAGGATCCGTGTTCCTGTCTACTCTGGTTCCCGGGCTGTTTGTCCTGGTTGTGAGACAAGTTTCTACTGCAGGAGTGAGAAGCTAAtagtgggggcaggagagaaaTCAGTGGTGCAAAGGCCCCATTAAAACTGGTCATCTGTGCTTAATGCTGTCCTGTTACTGGGCCAACTGCTTGTTTGAAACATAGCAATCTTTTTCCTACTGTAAATTCTTCAGTTGACAGAACAGATCAAATACAACTAGATCTTTGGTTCTAAAGGCATGATGACAAACCCACTGACCCCTAGGTAAAATCATCAAACTGAAATGTGACCACTTTCTACCCAACACATTTCACAAAATAATCTCCTGCTCAAGCAGTGTGATCGGAGTGCTTTTTATGAGACGACGGCTATGTATGGGATATGTGGGATATACATGGACAAAGAGCCctgggctgtagtaaggaggggagtGGAATGAGATCATTCCTCTTCCCTCTTGTACTaacagaaaagctggtaggatccaaccctaaCAAATttgtattccagcataaactttcatagATGTTTATGCATATGGAGGAGCAGCCTGTAATCCATGAAAGCATACCCTGAAATaaaaatgttgctagtcttttgCCTGATCTGTTTTAGTATAAGCTTCTGAGGACTAcagtccacttcatcagatgcatgaaatgaaACCTCAGACAGCATATATCGAGAGAGGAAATGGAACCATGGGGATGCCAGcaaggcagccatgttagtctgtttcaGCAGTAActatttccctctccccttttgtCTGGCTTCATCCTTATGTCTAGACCAACATGATTTAGCCATTAAAATGAGAAAACATAGAGTATATTTGTCCAAAACCATTACACCAGAGCACCAAAATATAGGTTTTCCAACTCTGGCTCGGGAAATTCCTGATGCTTTGGGGATGGcatctagaaatcagttgtaattctgggagatccctatGCCCCACCTGAAATATTTCACCTGGATATTTTGCCAATATTGTATAAGTTATAATGGTAGAATATAAATTAACATGAACACAGATTCATACTTGGCATCAGTACAAACTGttgatagaaaaatagaacaaagATATTGGCAGAAATAAGGCAAGGGTATGATGGTTACTAGAATGCAGCATTAGATTCTGCTGAACATTACAGGCTGAATGTTAAAGGACATTTGAACCAATCTTAATGTGTTATCTAGCAGCAATACTATGCACCTGCAGTACTGCTGAACAAGGCAGGAAGCCTTTGTGCATCTCTCTGTATGGCAGTGCTCCAGATCTGGGTTGGTGTGTCAAGAGACTTATTGGACTTATGTTTGTTCCAACAGAATACCCCCAAGGACCCATCCCTACACTGTGGAATGATCCACCAGAAGTGCCCTCGGGAGGGGGGCCTTTAGAAACCACCACCACTGCCCGTTCCTCAGATTCTCCAGGATTCCCACCTTATACTTCTGATTATGAACCAGAAGACACAACCCATCTCCACCAGCTGGAAGATGGGAATGGTAAATAAATTCTTGGATATGGTGCTGATCATTCCTCCTCTTTTTGGTGAGAAAAGTCATGATAAATGGATACAGAGTAGGATGCTTATATTAGCATGCCAATAATTCCTCATTGTGCAAATAATTCTGTTATGATTCTGGGAGACCTGAAGAGTAGCAATGCTCCTGACCTCTTGCTATGTATGACCTAAAATTATTTGTGATATTGCATTGCTCTACAAACCATAAATGCTAGCAAAGCAGACCTTATTGTCATACAAGTTCATTTATTCCAAAGAACATACAGCTGATGTTCTTAGTgtggaccagcagcagcagcagcatatgCCCAGGAGAATATTGTTTCTTACAAACTACATTGCAATCCCATCATGCTCTCCAATCAGTATTTATTCTGGAGACCATTTTATTAAACACAGAAGTTTCATGTGCCAAGGCTCCTCTGTTATGCTTATTTGTTCCTTCTCCCAGTAGTTATTATTGTGTATCTTCTATATGTACATGCCGCCTGCCCTTGAAATTGTAAACCTGGGTTAAGATCCCTCCAATAATGTTTGATTTGCACAATTGTCCCCATACGTCCATCAATAACTTAGAAGCAACATACCTCACAAAATGGGTAAGCAAATTAAATACTGTCAGGGTTTCTTTGGTTGATAATGAACTTTCTGTCAATTTTTATCTGGACCTCATGAATCTTCAGGTTAAATGAACAAGTCCACGGTTGAACTGGGGATCCATCTGTGAATGAATTATCTGGGTTTTATCACCATGCTGCTACTCTCCTTCCTTGTTTCCAGCTTTGTAAAACTTTTAAGATGATAATATTTTTGCAACAAATGTAGGAGACCCAAGTGCCAAGCTCGGTCACAGTCTTTTTATTTATCTGTTAAAGGGACAAAGATAAAGATGGTATGTGAGATGGTGGTTGCAAAGATGAATGGCAGAAGTGCTGAGAAGCATAGTGCCAAAGTTAGAACCAGTATCAGTTTTTTTAGAATCAATCATGGAAGTGTACCAAGTACTTCATGTAGCCTCCCCTTCCTGTATTTTTTCGTAGTCCTCTGCCCTGCCTTAAGTTGACTTGCCAgttaaatatataatataattagCAGCTTCCTGTTTTAAAGAGTAGTGTTGATGGGCTTTGGATACAGCCATCCTCTGGCTGATTCAGTTTAATCCAATTATATTATCCAGGCACTGTAGCTTATAGCAAAACATTCCATTGCTTTCTTACAGCTTTTTCTCCCCTTGTCCTTTGCAGGGTCTCTTGGTCCAGGAGCTATTGGTGCCATTGTGATTGCGGCCTTGTTGGGCATGTCTGTAATCGTGGCCTTGATTGTCATCACCCTGCGAAAGTTCTCTACTTCTTAAAATCAATAAAAGTGGTTTTTCCCCTAATACATGCTTATCTGAGCTCTCTCCTTCCTCTGCGCCCATGTGTGTTTTCTGAGagtgaaatgaaacaaatgatGTATTTCCCGTACATCCCAAGGAATAGTCTTTCTCTTTAACCACTTGGATTCAAGGGCAGTTTGCATATAACATTTTCTGTTATAGATGCTTTGAAAGTGTATGAAATGTCATGTTTTAACAATTGCTTGAGGTGGGAGTTTTTAGCCATGTGTACAGAGACTGAGAAGCTGTTGCAGGTATAGGCTTCCTGACCTGTGCACGGATCAGACATTTGCACCACTGTTCCAGTGTTAAGTACATGCACAAGTCATGTTCTGAAAAGCACAAGCCCAACTCAACTCAACATGAGAAGATGGAAGACTTCAGATGGACTTCAGCTCTAACTAGCGGCTCAACTTATAGCTTCTGCAGCATTTGTCATTGTGGTAGGAAATATAATACCATGTATTTATTTTTGGAATGCCTAATTTTATGTTTGGTTTTCATTAAATGACCCTTTTAGTTTAAATTATCATGTTTTTGCCTTGGCTTATTCAAGAAGCTCTGGCCTACCAATGAGCTTTATTACTACACAGAGTTATGATACCGAGGGAAGTGGGCCTATCGACATAGGCCTTGTTATTGTTCTACTGCTGTTTATGTTAACCAGGTATTTAGTTAAGCTGGACATAAATGTGCAATAGTACAGAAGCACCTACTTAGGAAGAAGGACCCATATAAAACTTGGCTTGTGTTTCTGAAGTCACTCCAGGACTTAGTCTGAGTGATGCACAGTTCTAGGCCTCTAATAGATGTACAGCTGGATTTCAAGAGGAAGAGCAAACACTTGTCTGAATATGAGAAGCAGACTGAGCCCACGTGAGTAAACTAAATCCATAGTTAGCATACGATGTGCAATGTCTGTGGTGGGTGGACGGGTAGAAGGGGTATACCATCTAGagaaatcaaatcaaaataataaaaggatcAGGATTTTAAATAATTTGGTCagttatgcttttttaaaaaaacaggaaaagaggagaggctgaCTCTTCTTCCCtgacccatttgatttcattCAGGCCTCTGGTTCTTGACACCTACAGTTCTGACTTAAAAATACATTGGACTACCTGAAACAGCTGAAAGAAATTAAGTGTTCATTCTGTATCTTTGACAACTTAGCAGTATAAAAATTATAGCAAAACGACTTGAAGCTTTGAGTAATTCTAAGAACTTTTGTTGTACAGTAGCAAGCATAATTGAGGCTTATTGAAGGGGTTCCTCCCCTTTTGGTAACTCAGCTGCTACATTACATTATAGTCCTGTACAATTCAATTcaggaaaaatatataaattatttccagattggggggagcgggagtgCCATAGTTAACCTGTGTTTACAATAACTGTACAAGGCTCAGTTGAGCCAGAATATGATAATCAGATTGCCTTACTATTGCTAAAGTTTCCTGATTTTGCTTTAAAATGGATCTCTGAGCAGTTGAAGCTGAAAGCAGTTCTGGGCCCCCCGTTAGTTCCCCCCACCATGACCACATCTGAAAAGTTTGGACATTTCTAGGTGTGCCACTTTGAAAAAGATCAGTTCCTAATAA
Coding sequences:
- the SNORC gene encoding protein SNORC, producing the protein MPHTTVLRLILLTLSGILLPFVKAEYPQGPIPTLWNDPPEVPSGGGPLETTTTARSSDSPGFPPYTSDYEPEDTTHLHQLEDGNGSLGPGAIGAIVIAALLGMSVIVALIVITLRKFSTS